In a single window of the Arachis hypogaea cultivar Tifrunner chromosome 6, arahy.Tifrunner.gnm2.J5K5, whole genome shotgun sequence genome:
- the LOC112696696 gene encoding uncharacterized protein, whose translation MKQDKNPPFMAHQSEADQIIPSQPLEPNMEQQQEKKEEEEHNNIDAREKYKDSSKVTSQDPCASKEIGVAALEGEDSGREKLKRHRIEVAKRVWIPEIWEQEELLMDWIDCTAFDASLVPSTITTARAALVEQDRRRTTNATAASAGLRIENSSLHQRRFGMFAFEREG comes from the exons ATGAAACAAGACAAGAACCCTCCTTTCATGGCTCACCAATCTGAAGCAGACCAGATAATTCCTTCTCAGCCATTGGAACCTAACATGGAGCagcaacaagaaaaaaaagaagaagaagaacacaatAACATTGATGCTAGAGAGAAATATAAAGATAGTTCAAAAGTAACATCACAAGACCCTTGTGCTTCGAAGGAAATAGGAGTAGCAGCATTGGAGGGAGAGGATAGTGGGCGTGAGAAGCTGAAGAGGCATAGAATAGAGGTAGCTAAAAGGGTTTGGATTCCAGAGATATGGGAACAAGAGGAGCTCTTAATGGATTGGATAGATTGCACTGCATTTGATGCTTCTTTGGTTCCAAGCACAATCACAACCGCACGTGCTGCTTTGGTTGAACAAGATCGAAGAAGAACAACCAATGCTACTGCTGCTTCTGCTGGACTAAGAATAGAGAACAG CTCACTTCATCAAAGGAGATTTGGTATGTTTGCTTTTGAGAGGGAAGGCTAG
- the LOC140173680 gene encoding serine/threonine-protein phosphatase 7 long form homolog, with protein MKVIPTRTLRYVGHMQMLPTRTLRNVAHNTDGSFCVYGDTRRATLTPQMKLRMLTCDHPVSPDRYDNKVEEYLQCQKALVNALIERWHPDTHTFHLPIGECAVTLEDVTLILGLPTDGLPVTGMTMSSFEALRAECLDQLGVAPCEEECRGCCIKLTWLRVLKENLKLTDEISICRYVKCHIMLLIGTILFGNKSGAAAHWKFLPLLRDFHSIGQYSWGSACLAHLYRALCMASRFNCKEIDGPLTLLLGWAWIRLPYLSPLPREPCNFSLVNMWRNWERGDRRYRYLTLSHFRKAFDELQEGQFVWSAYSVDHMDPNIIPPEIYMQSVIWSATVSLVSFECIEWHAIDRIRRQFSFVQGVPSQEQNLDKAHGEVLTGPKNFNWATALTHSYLLITQQYFRLIMLTRISQSHPDPYYVHLA; from the exons ATGAAGGTAATCCCAACTCGGACCCTGCGATATGTTGGCCACATGCAGATGCTCCCAACTCGGACCCTGCGTAATGTTGCTCACAACACGGATGGTTCGTTTTGTGTGTATGGAGACACGCGTCGTGCAACCCTTACTCCCCAAATG aaattaagaatgttgACCTGTGACCATCCAGTTTCTCCTGATCGGTACGACAATAAGGTGGAGGAGTATTTACAA TGCCAGAAAGCACTTGTGAATGCTCTAATAGAACGGTGGCACCCAGATACACATACCTTTCACCTACCCATTGGTGAATGTGCCGTAACTCTAGAAGACGTGACTTTAATTCTTGGTCTTCCGACGGATGGTCTTCCAGTCACGGGGATGACAATGAGTAGTTTCGAAGCGTTGCGGGCTGAGTGTTTGGATCAACTTGGAGTTGCACCGTGTGAGGAAGAGTGTAGAGGATGTTGCATAAAACTGACGTGGTTGCGCGttctaaaagaaaatttaaagttGACAGATGAGATTAGTATATGTAGGTATGTGAAGTGCCACATTATGTTGCTGATCGGGACGATCTTGTTTGGGAATAAATCTGGGGCAGCTGCGCACTGGAAATTTCTACCATTGCTTCGTGATTTCCACAGTATTGGACAGTACAGCTGGGGATCAGCATGCTTAGCACACCTCTACAGGGCATTATGCATGGCATCTCGCTTTAACTGCAAGGAAATTGATGGTCCACTAACACTTTTGCTCGGATGGGCTTGGATCCGACTGCCTTATCTATCGCCGCTTCCTAGGGAACCTTGCAATTTTTCGCTAGTAAACAT gtggcgtaactgggagcgTGGTGACCGACGATATAGATATCTGACGCTAAGTCACTTTAGGAAGGCCTTTGATGAACTTCAAGAAGGCCAG TTTGTGTGGTCTGCTTATTCTGTGGATCACATGGATCCGAATATAATTCCTCCTGAAATCTACATGCAATCGGTTATCTGGAGTGCAACAGTGTCATTGGTGTCATTCGAATGCATCGAGTGGCATGCTATCGATAGGATTAGGCGTCAATTCAGTTTCGTCCAGGGAGTACCTAGTCAGGAACAGAATCTGGACAAGGCGCATGGAGAAGTCCTGACTGGTCCTAAAAATTTTAACTGGGCCACGGCACTGACTCATTcatacctccttataacccaacagtacttcCGGCTAATCATGCTAACCcggataagccaatcacaccctgacCCATACTATGTACACTTAgcataa
- the LOC112696697 gene encoding protein CIA1 translates to MERLELKEIQRLEGHTDRVWSLAWNPVTGHNGVPLLFASCSGDKTIRIWEQNLSSGVWSTKAVLDEPHTRTVRSCAWSPSGKLLATASFDATTAIWENVGGDYECVSTLEGHEHEVKSVSWNASGNLLATCSRDKSVWIWEVLPGNEFECVSVLQGHTQDVKMVKWHPTMDILFSCSYDNTIKVWADEGDSDDWQCIQTIGEPNNGHTSTVWALSFNASGDKMVTCSDDLTLKIWESENIGMQSGGGFRHWRHLCTLTGYHDRTIFSVHWSREGIFASGAADDAIRLFVDDNESQVDGPLYKLLLKKEKAHDMDINSVQWSPGEKPLLASASDDGTIKVWELVPQR, encoded by the exons ATGGAGAGGTTGGAACTAAAGGAAATTCAGAGACTCGAAGGCCACACTGATAGGGTTTGGAGTTTGGCTTGGAACCCCGTCACCGGCCACAACGGTGTCCCACTCCTCTTTGCCTCTTGCAGTGGCGACAAAACTATTCGAATCTGGGAACAGAACCTCTCCTCTGGTGTCTGGTCCACCAAG GCGGTTTTGGATGAGCCGCACACTCGAACCGTTCGGTCGTGCGCTTGGTCACCTTCTGGTAAGCTGCTGGCCACTGCCAGTTTTGATGCCACTACAGCTATATGGGAGAATGTTGGGGGTGATTACGAGTGTGTCTCCACTTTGGAG GGTCATGAACACGAAGTGAAGAGTGTGTCTTGGAATGCATCTGGAAACCTACTTGCAACGTGTAGTAGAGATAAATCTGTTTGGATATGGGAAGTGCTGCCAGGGAATGAATTTGAGTGTGTGTCAGTGTTGCAAGGACATACCCAAGATGTGAAAATGGTGAAATGGCATCCAACAATGGATATCTTATTTTCATGTAGTTATGATAACACTATTAAG GTTTGGGCAGATGAAGGTGATAGTGACGATTGGCAATGCATTCAAACAATAGGAGAACCGAATAA TGGTCATACTTCAACTGTTTGGGCACTCTCTTTCAATGCCAGTGGTGATAAAATGGTTACTTGCAG TGATGATCTTACGCTTAAGATATGGGAATCAGAAAATATAGGGATGCAATCTGGTGGTGGATTCAGACATTG GAGACATCTTTGCACTCTTACAGGGTATCATGATCGGACAATTTTCTCTGTTCATTGGTCAAG AGAAGGTATCTTTGCTAGTGGAGCTGCCGATGATGCTATACGTCTTTTTGTGGATGACAATGAAAGTCAA GTGGATGGTCCTCTGTACAAGTTGCTGCTGAAGAAGGAAAAGGCCCATGATATGGACATAAATTCAGTGCAATGGAGCCCTGGG GAGAAGCCGCTATTAGCCTCTGCGAGTGATGATGGGACAATCAAGGTGTGGGAGCTAGTGCCACAGAGGTGA